Proteins encoded together in one Lathamus discolor isolate bLatDis1 chromosome 3, bLatDis1.hap1, whole genome shotgun sequence window:
- the INHA gene encoding inhibin alpha chain produces the protein MLLLLHLLPAMLPTAALASCTGAGADRQLILAKVRARVLEHLSPPILQEEPQKEARRVHRRDILENTEVEPEELEDTSQVILFPSTDVPCEPSQPDKLLEEEGIFTYLFQPSAHTLSRAMTSAQLWFYTGPSAAPNHSAPDVLTLSPHGRVPLAAMVVQTPEHWTVFHFAPALLPQLSQPLFVLLVRCPGCPCLAEEDKMPFLVATTRAKGSKRVRRSTVPWSPAALSLLQRPSEDLAAHTNCRRASLNISFEELGWDNWIVHPSSFVFHYCHGSCAAGHGLSHRLGVQLCCAALPGTMRSLRVRTTSDGGYSFKYETVPNILAQDCTCV, from the exons atgctgctcctcctgcacctGCTGCCTGCCATGCTGCCCACCGCCGCCCTGGCCAGCTGCACTGGGGCTGGTGCCGACCGGCAGCTCATCCTGGCCAAGGTGCGGGCTCGGGTGCTGGAGCATCTGAGCCCCCCGATTCTCCAGGAGGAGCCCCagaaggaagcaaggagagTGCACCGGAGAGATATCCTTGAAAACACCGAAGTTGAgccagaggagctggaggacaCCTCCCAGGTTATCCTGTTCCCTTCCACAG ATGTGCCCTGCGAGCCCTCACAGCCAGACAagctgctggaggaagaagGCATTTTCACCTACCTCTTCCAGCCCTCGGCACACACCCTGAGCCGTGCAATGACCTCGGCCCAGCTCTGGTTTTACACTGGCCCCTCGGCGGCTCCCAACCACTCAGCCCCCGATGTGCTGACCCTGTCACCGCACGGCCGTGTGCCACTGGCGGCCATGGTGGTGCAGACACCCGAGCACTGGACCGTGTTCCACTTCgccccagcgctgctgccccagctctcGCAGCCACTTTTTGTGCTCCTGGTGCGCTGCCCCGGCTGCCCCTGCCTGGCCGAGGAGGACAAGATGCCCTTCTTGGTGGCCACCACCCGTGCCAAGGGAAGTAAGAGGGTTCGTCGCTCCACCGTGCCCTGGTCCCCAGCTGCCCTGAGCCTGCTGCAGCGCCCATCCGAGGACCTGGCCGCCCATACCAACTGCCGCCGGGCTTCCCTCAACATCTCCTtcgaggagctgggctgggacaATTGGATCGTGCACCCCAGCAGCTTTGTTTTCCACTACTGCCATGGGAGCTGCGCTGCGGGCCATGGGCTGAGCCACCGCCTGggtgtgcagctctgctgcgCCGCCCTGCCCGGCACCATGCGCTCCCTGCGTGTCCGCACCACCTCCGACGGTGGGTACTCCTTCAAGTACGAGACAGTGCCCAACATCCTGGCCCAGGACTGCACCTGTGTCTAG
- the LOC136010452 gene encoding gap junction gamma-1 protein-like: MSWSFLTRLLEEINNHSTFVGKIWLTVLIVFRIVLTAVGGESIYYDEQSKFVCNTQQPGCENVCYDAFAPLSHVRFWVFQIIMVATPSVLYLGFAMHRIARMPESSRRRAPAARRARMPVVRRGAGRDYEEAEDDNEEDPMIFEEIEVEKEKTPEGGEKHDGRRRIKQDGLMRAYVLHLLCRSLLEMAFLFGQYLLYRFEVSPSYICSRSPCPHTVDCFVSRPTEKTIFLLIMYAVSGLCLFLNLCELVHLGVGRIRDALSQPNGPPLPAGDSPAPQYSKKAPGAPPTYHSLKKEPPRAPLPDGKLDYRESLGTGRFALAGAPPAHELDRLREHLRLAQEHLEVAFHLQPPPRPPSPARSSSPEANGIAAEQNRLNLAHEKGTGACDRTTGL, from the exons ATGAGCTGGAGTTTCCTGACGCGGCTCTTGGAGGAGATCAACAATCACTCGACCTTCGTGGGCAAGATCTGGCTGACCGTCCTCATCGTCTTCCGCATTGTGCTGACGGCCGTGGGGGGCGAGTCAATCTACTATGATGAGCAGAGCAAGTTTGTGTGCAACACGCAGCAGCCGGGCTGCGAGAACGTCTGCTACGATGCCTTTGCTCCCCTCTCCCATGTCCGCTTCTGGGTCTTCCAGATCATCATGGTGGCCACGCCATCGGTGCTCTACCTGGGCTTTGCTATGCACCGCATCGCCCGCATGCCTGAGTCCTCACGGCGCCGGGCACCGGCCGCCCGGCGGGCACGCATGCCGGTGGTGCGCCGGGGAGCCGGGCGGGACTATGAGGAGGCAGAGGATGATAACGAAGAAGACCCTATGATCTTTGAGGAGATTGAGGTGGAGAAGGAGAAGACCCCAGAAGGTGGAGAGAAGCATGATGGCCGGCGCCGCATCAAGCAGGATGGGCTGATGCGTGCTTACGTCTTGCACTTGCTGTGCCGCTCGCTGCTGGAGATGGCTTTCCTCTTTGGCCAGTATCTGCTGTACCGCTTCGAGGTGAGCCCCTCCTACATCTGCAGCCGCAGCCCCTGCCCGCACACCGTTGACTGCTTTGTCTCCCGCCCCACGGAGAAGACCATCTTCCTCCTCATCATGTACGCCGTCAGCGGGCTCTGCCTCTTCCTCAACCTCTGCGAGCTCGTGCACCTGGGTGTGGGGCGCATCCGTGATGCCCTGAGCCAGCCTAATGGCCCCCCGCTCCCGGCTGGCGACAGCCCTGCTCCGCAGTACTCCAAGAAGGCCCCCGGCGCCCCCCCCACCTATCACTCGCTGAAGAAGGAGCCGCCGCGAGCACCGCTGCCTGACGGCAAGCTGGACTACCGGGAGAGCCTGGGGACCGGGCGCTTCGCCCTGGCCGGGGCTCCGCCGGCGCACGAGCTGGACCGGCTGCGTGAGCACCTGCGCCTGGCACAGGAGCACTTGGAGGTTGCCTTCCACCTCCAGCCACCACCGCggccccccagccctgcccgcagcagcagccctgaggcCAATGGCATCGCCGCCGAGCAGAACCGCCTCAACCTCGCCCATGAGAAGGGGACCGGCGCCTGCGACAGGACCACGG GGCTGTGA